A region from the Dehalococcoides mccartyi CG5 genome encodes:
- a CDS encoding diphthine--ammonia ligase: protein MTEVIVSWSGGKDCTLACYKAIKSGLKVRYLASIITRSTGKLWPHLLTPEVLRMQAEAIGIPLLEWPSATEGYDDNYRRMLGQLKTEGIEGVVFGDVNIGNSFAVKHLNWIKSVCEPTGMDYHLPLWQDNRATLLSELIDLGFEVRILAADSTELGESWLGRKLDKDMLTELKIRHSLSPNGNVGYYHTFVTDGPLFKSRLVIEEWDRVFDEQAQFGGMGVWYMDIKRCRLESKAKPQFIFCPN from the coding sequence ATGACAGAAGTAATAGTCTCCTGGAGCGGGGGCAAAGACTGCACTCTGGCCTGTTATAAAGCTATCAAGAGTGGTCTTAAGGTCAGATATCTGGCCAGTATCATCACCCGAAGCACCGGCAAACTCTGGCCGCACCTGCTTACACCGGAAGTGCTCAGGATGCAGGCTGAGGCTATAGGCATACCCCTTCTGGAGTGGCCTTCAGCCACGGAAGGGTACGATGACAACTACCGCCGAATGCTCGGTCAACTTAAAACAGAGGGAATAGAGGGGGTAGTCTTCGGGGACGTCAATATAGGCAACAGTTTTGCCGTAAAGCACCTTAACTGGATAAAGAGCGTCTGCGAGCCTACCGGTATGGACTACCACCTGCCGCTCTGGCAGGACAACCGGGCCACCCTGCTCTCCGAGCTTATAGACTTGGGGTTTGAAGTAAGGATTTTAGCGGCAGACAGCACCGAACTGGGTGAAAGCTGGCTGGGACGGAAACTGGATAAGGACATGCTCACAGAGCTTAAGATACGCCACAGCCTGTCTCCGAACGGGAATGTGGGGTATTACCATACCTTTGTCACCGACGGGCCTCTATTTAAATCACGGCTGGTCATAGAGGAATGGGACAGGGTATTTGATGAGCAGGCCCAATTCGGGGGTATGGGTGTCTGGTATATGGATATCAAACGCTGCCGTCTGGAAAGCAAGGCCAAACCTCAATTTATATTTTGCCCCAATTAA